The Megachile rotundata isolate GNS110a chromosome 6, iyMegRotu1, whole genome shotgun sequence nucleotide sequence AAAAGTACAAATATAATGAAAGACTTCTTCAAagaattatttctaataaaatgttCAGAgtataaatacttaaatttatttgttcattatgttgtttgagaatttaaatatttttactgaattttCCTAGCGTTCCTTCTTGCCACACTGGTATCGATTGGTCAAAATGCAACAAAAGCGGACGAGGTGCCAGCATTTTTTCTAAAAATCGCGAAGAACATCCCTCGCGTTGGTCGAAGCGACGGTTACGATGGTTTCTTCAAGTCTCGACAGAACATCCCAAAAATTGGAGGACACGATACACAGgtactaataattaatatagctgtatttatataatattatagttgGTCACgtacatttttgtatatttgcaaGTCTGAATCCTGGCCAGCGTACGCTAATAACGAACCCTTCGCAAGACCTATTAAGAGACGTGCGGACTATCCACAGCTTCaaggtaaaaaattaaaaaattagtaacttGTTGAaactataacaataatatattgttattaatagacGCATGGTCTTGGCAACATTTTCCTCTTGCAATAGAAGGACCTCGAGAACTCTGGCGAACTTTGGCAGGATATTCCAAGGACACGTCAGATGAGTAAGTGTTGAAAGGGTCATTATATGTCTTGAAATGTTGAAactcaattttgcaaaattttgcaattttcaagtttctgcttttccaattctcaaaggcccaaatttttacatttttcaattcctacacttccaaatttcgacttttcccaatttccacattccccaattcccacatttcccaattcccacattccccaattccatcattccccaattccatcattccccaatttccacatcccccaattcccacattccccaattccatcattccccaattcccacattccccaatttccacactccccaattccacattccccaattcccacatttcccaaatcccacattccccaaatcccacattccccaaatcccacattccccaattcccacattccccaattctcacattccccaattcccatatttcccaaatcccacattccccaattcccacatccctcaattcccacatcccccaattcccacatcctccaatttccacatcccccaattcccacattccccaattcccacatcccccaattcccaaatcccgaaatttctaatttcctaaatcctcaaatccccaaattttcaactcccctaaatctccaaattcccaactcccttaagtcctcaacttctcaaatccccaactctccaattccccatctccccaactcccaaaatcctccccttcccaaatcccaaaattcccaaaacccccaaattaccGTCACGACCTAAAAAATTACGCTAACTTCTGTTTCCCAAAGTATCGATAACGAAATATGGGAGCGAAAGAAGAGGACAGGGAACGAGGGTATGGCTCCAGCAGAGAATTAGCATAAACGGAATGCTGCGACCCAGTTACGGTGTCCATTGAAGATAATACTTATTACTTGTTGTGTCGGTGTAAGGTGTTGGGAAAAATATTGTGAACAATAAACGTGTAAATAGGAGAtgcattcatttttttttacaaacattGCTCCCTTCGATCCGCTTTAAACACATGCAATACGAGGGATACGAGGGTTCGCACCCCAATTTCGAGTATTGAAAACGTTCCTTGTAGATCTTGGTTCTGGCGCAGGTGCAGTGACACGTGCTTCGATAATTTTCTTATTGTACatgttttgaagaaaataataacgGGGTAGATGTCGTAACGTTTGTATTTTTTAACGTGTTCTCTGACGCGTGGACTACCGATGgcgtattaattttaattcagcGAATTACCTTTTTGTTCAACTTTGAAATGTGGTCAAAACACGAAGTAAAGgcattacaattataataaaatcataatttttGTGTAGTTCAATATTGTTAATCTTCTATATAAGTTGTATAACATTTAATATAcacataatacaaaataaattctgcgttccttttccaattttcaagtttcccccATTTCTGACAAGAATACATTGCATCGTTCCGAGGTAAAATTGTTAGGGTCTGTCGAAGGTTCGATAAATGACATATAATCTGCCAATTTTCTTTACCAAAATATAATGGCAGATGTTTCCCTAACCCTCTGTATTGTAACCGTCCAAAATAAATAAGGGGTTACTTATAAGATTGTTACATCCGTATAAAGTCGAACTACACCGATATTGATCTTTCAtttatacacaaatttttaagtcgACAAAGAAGGTGTAgaattttttctgttttctttAAAACAATTCACAATCTTTTATGTTTGAGATACATACAATCTGTAGTCAATCTGATCTGTTGTCGGATGAACTATAATTCTTACTGTGaacttatacatatatatgattGCAAAGTAGGCTGTTCTTTAGACTATgagtcaatttttttttttttaaatagatgcAATGTTAGTATCCAGAGTGGTTATTATAATGACAAGCCTCGAGTCGACACGTGATAGTTTGCAACACGTGCTGGCTAGAAATGTGGGTGGTTTGCAGCTTCGGGAGCCACTTTCGTATCATTTCTAGGAACCTCCGACACCCAACAAGTTCATCTACCGTCGATAAGACATAAaacattaaattctaaaataataaaaagtggATATCTTGACTCTGAGTAAGAAGAGTCTCACAGAAACGAGTCACGTAATCTCTTTATGAGTGTAATTGTTTTTTGAACTAATTGAACGTGAACAAAAAAAAGAACTGTGTCAAAGACTAGTTCAAAGACCAATAAAAAGAGAGCCAATAAAAGATCTGACCAATAAAACTATagtacagaaaataaattataggacattataataatatatgtagcaCAAAGTTAACAAACGATGGTTCAActatttttactaaaatatcCGATTTCAACCACTGACAACAAGATGGCGGCAGCAGTCCATCTTAAAAGAAAAGCTTCCTCTTCCCACCAACAGCTAGCGCCACATACAGCTCTCCGAGCGCCATGTTCCTGCCCTCTGGTGCACACGAAACAATAAATTGTTGTAATTACAATAATCCCGGTGTTTAAATCAATGCCACGGTGTTTACGCGAAGTCGGCTACGCAACCGGCAATTTTAATTCATTAACCGAACCGTGCTAGAGAGTCGTCTTCCGAACGGCCACTTCCCATGGGGTTAACAATGAAAGACAGGGGATTCCCTTGCTCTGGAAATCGATCTTTTCGAACCCATCATCGATAGACCGGCTTTCTAAACATCGGCTAATTACCCTCTCGTGTAATCCTGGAAGAAGCTTGGCATCAGCCGCGTAATTAAAAGCCACGCTGTGTTCCCTCGAGACCCCATACATCTCGCTGTAAACTTTCCAAATAATTATACCGAGTATTATTTAATTCGAGTAATGACTACCGTGGCGAACGGGTGCCGTAACAACGGCACCAAAACTCAGACTCCGAGGAAGAGATCCCGGATTCTATCCTCTTCTCTCTTTCAGTCTTCAAACTCGTGCTCCTCGTTCTCGTGCCAGCGGATAATTCGCACGTAGGACGTTTTCACCTTTCCGTGTGCCAGCCGATTTTTCGCCGAATAATCTCGCGTTTCCGTGGCGCAAGCAACACACGCTAGAGGCTCGACCGCGAGATGTGTCAGAGATGCTGCGGGTACACGCGGACGAGTCCTGGCCACGCTCTGCACGTAACAATTTAAGGAAACCGCACGTAACGCGCGTTCTCTGTCAGCTACAGAAGGCGGAGAGACGAGCCGACACGGAGCGTTTTCAAGGAGTGTTACGTAACGGATCGGCGTTAGATCGCCGGCCAGAGTAACTGTATCTCCGAAGAAGATGCCTTCTTCGTGGTCGACATGAAATCACGAAGCAGAACCTTCGCCCTCGGGACGCCGGCTCTGAGGCTTCTACTTTGCCATTTTTGTCGGAGCGACGTCGTTCGGCAGGGCCGCATTTAGACCTTTACGAGTTACGGGTAGttaagggatttgggggaaTAGTTTTGGGGGTCTGAGATTTTAGGTCCGtcgggaattgaaaattttggtggGTTGGAAGCTTGGATATTTGAGGGTTGGAAATCTgggggtgtggagatttgggagtttgggaatttggatatttagggatttggggatgtggggatttggggatttggggatttaggagtttggtagATTAAGGGTTTGGGCTTCTCAGAGTTtaggacttgggagtttgggacttcggGATTTCGCATTCTTGGGAGTTTGAAGCCttcggagtttgggactttgggagtttgggactttggaagtttgggactttgggagtttgggactttggcagTGTTGGTACTTTGGGACCTTAGGACCTTGGGATTATgggactttgaaactttgagtatttgagagtttgggactttgggaatttgggacttgggagtttgggactttagcagtgttgggactttgagagcttAGGGCTTTGGGATTATGGGACTTTGAGACcttaagaatttgagagttttagaatttgggagtttgggagtttgagagtttgggaatttggaaggattagaatttgagagttcgggATTTTAGGAGTTTGCAACTTTATGGGTTTGGAACTTCAGAAAGTTTAGATCGTTCAGAGTTCGATAGATTTGATTGCACCTGTGGAAGTTTAAGACTTTAGAAATGCAAGATTATGGAGTacaggactttgagaatttggaactttatagCATTGTGAGTTACAGGTTAGGTAACATCATACAAGTTTGCAACACCAATACATTTGCCTATTTTCATTTGCTTTAATTTATGGAGTACGCAACATTAGAATTTTAGTATGTTCTGATACTTCAAAACTTAATGACATTTTTGTTTATAGCTCACAGTAACTTCGACAATAACTTCTACAATATCTTCTCTGCTTGAAGCACATTTTACTTCGCGTAAGAATATGAACCTTAAGAATACATCATTTAATAAGACACCGCTATAAGCAATGATCATGGTCATACATGTGCGAATACAGATCAAGAGCAACATTGTTATTCTATCAAACTCAATACTGTCGATTTCCAATACAACatctatttttataaacatcCTTGATTACTTATTAGCTGAAGATAAAGGTGCTCTAGAAACAAGATAAAATAAAGACGTTAATAGAAGgttaatatgaaaattcaacatTGCCATAACTGTTTGGCTACACGATACCTGTAATTTTTCTATCATTCCCATACTTCCATACGACTTCCAACCagtttgtttttatattttctaatcaATTCAGATGGCCGTTAATTACAGTGTGAAACGATTATTTTTTTATCACCGCAGTTGCAAATGAAGCAATAAGTCACTATTTTCTAGATCGAACCTGGCATCGAATACCGTTTTTGCGTGTCGCACACATAAACAAGGAATCGCGAGAAAACGAATATATTTCCAAGAAATTAACAACTGTCTGGATACATCAGCTATGAAAACAGAGCAATGATATATGGTATGTTCTATTAATGAGCGAAAATGATGTCAGTAATAATTGTGGTACATTAAACGATCGGATAATTATTTCCAGAATAATTTCACGATGTATAATTATATCCTACGATCATTGCATTTTTTTTGTCAACATTAAACGCTATGTAACTTCGATATTCAATATGTTcgcaatatatttaatatattcgacATTCATATAACTTCGCAATATTCAATATATTCGcatgtaaaaatttgttagaaaGCATGTAGTATGTAGCTGAAAATAGAAGCTTCAGTTACGGAGATAGGTAGTCGAAATACAGATTTAGCTTTGCAAATTTATTCCAGTGAATGATAAGTTACATCACGAGTGCGATTTGAAATCCAAGCCCAAGGGATCAAAATGGCGCAAATAGGTATGAAGGCACCGAGCGATTTCTCGATCGAAACGGGGGCATTTCGCGAGAAACGAGCGGATCGTAACGAAAAAGAACAGGAAGAGTATCGAAGCGGAAGTTGCATGGCCGACTCGAACAATACGCGTGTCCCGCGAGCGGTCGTTTAATAACCCTGATTTGCCGTTTACACGAGAGGTCATGGAGAACGTAGCGGTGTAGAAGGGCGACGCTGGAGCGTTGGCCAGGGAGGAGAGGAGGGGGTGGTGCTGGTGATGATGGGACGAGAGGGTGAGCATCGGGATCGCGCGCAACAACCGTACATAATCACGTAATGCGGTTATCATGCCAATTGCGTAAATATTTGAGCCAATTTGTGGCATGCAACGGACTCGCTCTCTCCTCGATCCGTGCTTCACGAGACCGCCGCCCGATCGGCGACCTATTACGACCAACTTGTTGGCGGTGTTTGCCATCCTGTGAATCTCTCCTCTTCCCTCTTATTCTTTCGTGTTTATACTCCCTCTCCCTCTAGCTCTGTAATTCACCGACGTCGCCAAACATTTCGACCTACTGGCCTCGCAGTCGTTCAAACGATCGACTGGGAACCGAGAGAGTCTCGCGGTGACATTCGCATGCACCGGGGACATGGGAGCGAATCGATCGCTAGCTGCGATAAAAGAGCGAAGGTGAGCTACGATAGGGTGACTTTTAAAGGTCTTCGTTACCTCTCTTGGTCAGAACTTCTTTCGGAGtctgtacaaaatataaaacacaTGAAAAATAGTAATCATAAATTGTCAACCTTCTTTTGAATATctcatttgagaaattttagagaATCTAACATTAACGTTGTTGATACTAAACTACTAGTCTTGTGTATAACTAGAAATTTTGTACAACTGCAACATTTAGTGATGCGCAAAGGGTAACAGATAGGGGTGGATCTTTCTTCTAAAAAGATGCTTCTTCAAGTCTAggttcttcatatttttcttctataaaaaaattgagaacaaTTGAAACATCAAGTAGCATAAAAGAAGATGTTTCAAGTCCAggttctttatatttttcttctataaaaaaattgagaacaaTTGGAACATCAAGTAGCATAAAAGAAGATGCTTCAAGTCCAggttctttatatttttcttctatACAAAAATTGAGAACAATTGGAACATCAAGTAGCATAAAAGAAGATGCTTCAAGTCTAggttcttcatatttttcttctataaaaaaattgagaacaaTTGAAACATCAAGTAGCATAAAAGAAGATGTTTCAAGTCCAggttctttatatttttcttccataaaaaaattaaaaacaattgcAACATCAAGTAGCATAAAAGAAGATGCTTCAAGTCCAggttcttcatatttttcttctataaaaaaattgagaacaaTTGCAACATCGAGTAGCGTAAAACTAGTCGTAATCTTCCTTTCAAAGAAGAAGGTTCTCTAAAAATCAACACTTAATTCAAGATGCATTCTAAAGAACAAGTGCAACCATCAAAGTGAGTCATTTGTAAATTGCAACCTTTCTCACATTTGCATTCCCAATTGAATTTATACTTTGAAACAAAAAGCACTTACCACAAagagataaatataaaaaaatatcaataacTGAATAGTGTAAATGTTCATGAAACACAAAATGGTGGCAATAAACGTCGAAagcaaattatttgaaatatctgTCTAAATGAATACGGCAGACATTTCGCGAAGAAATAAAGGATAGCTTTTTCTTTGAAAGAAGATTCTCTGGTAGTAATTGCAGGACCTGTTCCTGGTTCCTGCTTCGTTTCACCCCGAGACTCAGCGGCTTTCACTCTGATattctgcgtgtctctgtccgtgtgcCGCCTTCTCATCCCCGCAGGTAGAACAGAAGGTCGGCCATGGATCAATTAGGCAAGTGTACAAGTGTAGGACCTCGTAAACCTGCAGGACCTGCCGGATGGACTTCCCTCCCTCGGGATACGAATCGTGTGAAAAAAGAAGTGAAATGCACGCCGTGGCGAAAGAACGGAGGAGCAAAAGCAGCGAACACTTCTCGGAACCAAATAATATACAGTAAGATGATTCTCTCGCAATTATCCAATTTGCATTGGAATCAATAAAACATATGCTTACATAGTAATTTTATACGAGCTTCGAGCTGCAAATTGATATAGTACAAGTAATATTTTAAGCTACTTTTATGTCGTGAAATTGTATCGACTACCGTTTAATATGCAACTCGATGCACACGAAATAATGTAGCAACAGCGGAGAACGCGATTATTATTGCCACCGACAAGAAACCCCTAAAGAGTTTATACACTCGTTTCTGTCAAGCTGTAAACATTTAATCAACGTATCGTAAGCGTTAATTCgcggtacttttatgtcatgaaatcatgTCAGAAGTCGTTCGTTCAATACGAGTTACAATCGGCTCGAAACAAAAGCAAATCGACGTTCTCCGAGAAAAGAGTGGTCAACCATTTAATGCACGGCAACCAAAATATAATCGCGGGACATCAGCATCGACATAAACCGCTATCAATTCAGCTCGCTGCTCGGCTGAATCGTCGTTCACAATGCGAAGACGGTTTTTTGAAGAGGGTTGAAAGGTTATCACGCGGCGCGGAGAAGAGACGTCGCTTCCTCTGCCGTTCCGTTCGAGTCTTTTCTGCCGTTCAGAAGCGTGTGAAAAGGTGGTACGAGAATAGGGAGCAGAAAAAGTGGCGAGAAGTCGAGGAGCCTGGAACAGAGGCGCCTTGTCATGCCGTGTAATGACGGCAAGGCAACGCGACGCCCTGCTCGAAAAGGAACAGAAACTCGACgagaggaaaagaaaaaaggaaaagaaaaaaaacaatTACCATCCTTTATCTTCCTGCGAACGAAGAGAAAGAGCGCGTCAGGTAGTACCGAGAGAGTCGAAGGAAATAAAAGACGTCCTTGCTACCGtctcctctctttctctgtatCTATTCCCCTTTGTCCCCTTCCACCCTCTTTCCTTCGTCCTTTCTTCCTCCTGCTCGTTCTTTGAATCAATGTCGGCCATTAAAGTGTCGGTCGAAACGAAGCTACCGTACCGATATTATCGAGCACTGGCAATTAATCCTCCAATGAAATCGTATGAACTCTCGAGAATTTCTGAGACTCACCTTCTAGTCGAAGAATAGAGAATATTATCGGCGAGCAAGAAAAAGGATCATAGAGCGTTATTAAAAGCTTCCATTTATTTCGAGAAGACTGGAAATGACATTTCAGGATCTCGAGTGTTGTCAAACTcttgcatttgtaaattttctggaTGGTACAAAAAAGCGTTTGGAGCGTAAAGGGTTAATAGATTAGGCAAGAGAAGCGTGCCAGAAATTGCCTCGTAATTTATCAAAGGATCGAGGAGTCGGAAGCCGAACGAATTTCTTAATACGTTCGAGGCGTCGTAATTTTCAGC carries:
- the Eth gene encoding ecdysis triggering hormone isoform X2, with the translated sequence MVVLRSFASARGLVVGAFLLATLVSIGQNATKADEVPAFFLKIAKNIPRVGRSDGYDGFFKSRQNIPKIGGHDTQSESWPAYANNEPFARPIKRRADYPQLQEGPRELWRTLAGYSKDTSDDIDNEIWERKKRTGNEGMAPAEN
- the Eth gene encoding ecdysis triggering hormone isoform X1 — encoded protein: MVVLRSFASARGLVVGAFLLATLVSIGQNATKADEVPAFFLKIAKNIPRVGRSDGYDGFFKSRQNIPKIGGHDTQSESWPAYANNEPFARPIKRRADYPQLQDAWSWQHFPLAIEGPRELWRTLAGYSKDTSDDIDNEIWERKKRTGNEGMAPAEN